Proteins from a single region of Ranitomeya imitator isolate aRanImi1 unplaced genomic scaffold, aRanImi1.pri SCAFFOLD_426, whole genome shotgun sequence:
- the LOC138656328 gene encoding oocyte zinc finger protein XlCOF7.1-like — protein sequence MKQVPSSDSLPTSKENQSHKRGIKKQSALKAKKPFSCSECGKYFTWKSRFVMHQRTHTGEKPFSCSECGKCFNNKSSCVMHQRIHTGEKPFSCSECGKCFNNKSYYVKHQRIHTGGMPFSCSECGKCFHWKNALVSHQRIHTGEKPFSCSECGKCFNNKSDYVTHQRIHTGEKPFSCSECGKCFARKSNFVSHQKIHTGAKPFSCSECGKCFNNKSDCVTHQRIHTREKPFSCSECGKCFAQKSHFANHQKGHTGEKPFYCSECGKCFARKSNFVSHQRINTGAKPFSCSECGKYFNQKCSLAIHQKTHKGEKPFSCSECGKCFNRKWDLFRHQSSHTREKSFSFS from the coding sequence atgaaacaagtcccatcttctgattcattaccgactagtaaggaaaatcaaagtcacaaaagaggcattaaaaaacaatctGCTCTGAAAGcaaagaagcctttttcatgttcagaatgtgggaaatattttacatggAAATCACGTTTTGTTatgcaccaaagaactcacacaggggagaagccattttcctgttcagaatgcgggaaatgttttaacaataaaTCATCGTGTGTTatgcaccagagaatccacacaggggagaagcctttttcatgttcagaatgtggaaaatgttttaacaatAAATCATAttatgttaagcaccagagaatccacacagggggaatgcctttttcctgttcagaatgtgggaaatgttttcactGGAAAAAtgctcttgttagtcaccagagaatccacacaggggaaaagcctttttcatgttcagaatgtgggaaatgttttaacaataaaTCAGATTATGTTacgcaccagagaatccacacaggggagaagcctttttcatgttcagaatgtgggaaatgttttgcacgtaaatcaAATTTTGTTTCTcaccagaaaattcacacaggagcaaaacctttttcatgttcagaatgcgggaaatgttttaacaataaaTCAGATTGTGTTacgcaccagagaatccacacaagggagaagcctttttcatgttcagaatgtgggaaatgttttgcacagaaATCACACTTTGCTAACCACCAGAaaggtcacacaggggagaagcctttttactgttcagaatgtggaaaatgttttgcacgtaaatcaAATTTTGTTTCTCACCAGAGAATTAACACAGGAGcaaaacctttttcctgttcagaatgtgggaaatattttaaccaaaaATGCAGTCTTGCTATACACCAGAAAACTCAcaaaggggagaagcctttttcctgttcagaatgtgggaaatgttttaaccggaaatgggATCtttttagacatcagagcagtcacacaagggagaagtctttttcattttcttaa